A stretch of Streptococcus sp. oral taxon 061 DNA encodes these proteins:
- a CDS encoding SprT family protein encodes MNLTDYVKQVSLEDFGKPFKHQAQWNTRLRSTGGRFFPKDGHLDFNPKVYQELGVEVFRKIVRHELCHYHLYYEGKGYKHKDIAFKELLKEVDGLRFVPPLSSVRQKPALVYKCYSCGQPYQRKRQIDTKRYRCGLCHGKLILQNPPKD; translated from the coding sequence ATGAATCTAACTGATTACGTTAAACAAGTCTCTTTAGAAGACTTCGGAAAACCTTTCAAACACCAAGCTCAATGGAATACTCGTCTGCGGTCGACAGGTGGACGATTTTTCCCTAAGGATGGGCATTTGGATTTTAATCCAAAAGTCTATCAAGAGCTAGGGGTAGAAGTTTTTCGGAAGATTGTCCGTCACGAACTCTGTCATTACCATCTATACTATGAAGGTAAGGGTTATAAGCATAAAGATATAGCTTTTAAAGAACTGTTAAAAGAAGTAGATGGGCTCCGCTTTGTTCCTCCCTTATCAAGCGTTCGTCAAAAACCAGCTTTGGTTTATAAATGTTACTCTTGTGGCCAACCCTATCAAAGAAAACGACAAATCGACACCAAACGTTATCGTTGTGGTCTATGTCATGGAAAACTTATCCTACAAAATCCGCCTAAGGACTGA
- a CDS encoding PspC domain-containing protein — protein sequence MNRKFYKMRRNRMISGVLAGLSDRWDLDVTLVRFIFAIFTIANFGLGIIIYIILAYILPTKEDIEADMYGTGPRKMKEAEPIDDDKGWFW from the coding sequence ATGAATAGAAAATTTTACAAAATGAGACGAAATCGGATGATATCAGGAGTTCTTGCTGGACTATCTGATAGATGGGATCTTGATGTGACACTCGTGCGCTTTATTTTTGCTATCTTTACAATCGCAAATTTTGGACTCGGAATCATCATCTACATTATCCTAGCTTATATCCTACCAACTAAGGAAGATATCGAAGCTGACATGTACGGAACAGGCCCACGCAAAATGAAAGAAGCTGAGCCAATCGATGATGACAAAGGTTGGTTTTGGTAA
- a CDS encoding ABC transporter ATP-binding protein, with protein sequence MTLLDVKHVQKIYKTRFQGNQVEALKDIHFTVEKGDYVAIMGESGSGKSTLLNILAMLDKPTRGQVFLNGTDTATIKNSEASSFRREKLGFVFQDFNLLDTLSVKDNILLPLVLSRKPITEMMKKLVVTAENLGINQLQEKYPYEISGGQKQRVAVARAIITDPEILLADEPTGALDSKSSAALLDIFDQINEQGQTILMVTHSTAAASRAKRVLFIKDGILYNQIYRGEKTDRQMFQEISDTLTVMASEVN encoded by the coding sequence ATGACGCTATTAGATGTAAAACACGTTCAAAAGATTTATAAAACTCGCTTTCAAGGCAACCAAGTAGAAGCCTTGAAAGATATTCACTTTACTGTAGAAAAAGGCGATTACGTTGCTATCATGGGTGAATCTGGTTCTGGGAAATCTACTTTACTCAATATTCTCGCCATGCTAGACAAGCCAACTCGTGGCCAGGTTTTCCTTAACGGAACAGACACAGCTACCATTAAAAATTCTGAAGCATCAAGTTTCCGTCGTGAAAAGTTAGGCTTTGTCTTCCAAGACTTTAATTTGTTAGATACGCTTTCTGTTAAAGACAATATCTTACTCCCTTTGGTATTGTCTAGAAAGCCTATTACAGAAATGATGAAAAAATTGGTGGTGACGGCTGAAAATCTTGGCATCAATCAATTGCAGGAGAAGTACCCTTATGAAATCTCTGGAGGGCAAAAACAACGGGTTGCAGTTGCACGGGCTATCATCACAGACCCAGAAATTCTCCTTGCGGACGAGCCAACAGGTGCCCTAGACTCTAAATCGTCTGCAGCTCTCCTTGATATCTTTGATCAGATCAACGAGCAAGGGCAAACCATTCTCATGGTAACCCACTCAACAGCAGCAGCTAGCCGTGCAAAACGTGTCCTTTTCATCAAGGATGGCATTCTCTATAACCAAATCTACCGTGGTGAAAAAACTGATCGTCAGATGTTCCAAGAAATCTCTGACACCTTAACTGTTATGGCAAGTGAGGTGAACTAG